A region of the Geomonas subterranea genome:
TCTGCCGCGCGCAGCAGATGCCGGGGAACGACATCCATGGCGGCTTCGCCTCGCACATCGTGGTCCCGGCCAAGACCCTCTGCCCGGTCGATGAGAAGCGCCTGGCGGCCTCCGGCCTCACCCTTGCCGACATCTCCGTCGTCGCGGACGCGGTGACCACGCCGTACCAGGCGGCGGTCCAGGCCGAGGTGCAGCCGGGGGATGTCGCCATCGTCATCGGGGTTGGCGGGGTAGGTGGTTACGCTGTGCAGGTGGCCAACGCCCTTGGCGCGACGGTCATCGCCATCGACGTCGACCAGGTGAAGCTGGACAACATGGCGCAGCACGGCGCCGCGCTCACCCTCAACTCCCGCCAGATCGCCGGCAAGGAGCTGAAGAAGGCGATCAACACCTTCGTCAAGGAGAAGGGGCTCAAGGAAACCTGCTGGAAGATCTTCGAATGTTCCGGCTCCGCTCCAGGCCAGGATACCGCCTTCGGTCTCCTCACCTATGGCGCCACCCTCTCCGTGGTTGGCTTCACCATGGACAAGATCGAACTGCGCCTCTCCAACCTTATGGCCTTCCATGCCAGGGCCCTTGGCAACTGGGGCTGCCTGACCGAACTCTACCCGGCGGCGCTCGACCTGGTTCTGGACGGCAAGGTCAACCTGATCCCCTTCATCGAGAAGCACCCGCTGGATAACATCAACGAGGTCTTCGCTTCGGCGCACGCGCACAAGCTCACCAGGCGCGCCATCCTGGTACCCGGCGCGCAGGGAGGTGTGCAATGAGCCAAGCCGCCGCAGCCGCACAGACCATGACGGCACCGTCCGAGTCCCCGCTCAAGGTGAGCCTCGAGCGTGACGGCCGCCTGCTGAAACTCACCCTGGCGCGCCCCAAGGCGAACATCGTGGACGCAGCGATGATCGCGGCTTTGCAGGCTGCCCTGGACCAGTATCTTGTCCGTCCGGAGCTGAGAGCCGTCCTGCTGACCGCGGAGGGGCCGCATTTCAGTTTCGGGGCGAGCGTGGACGAGCACATGCCCGACTCCTGCGCCCAGATGCTGAAGTCGCTACACGCACTGGTGCTGAAGCTCGTGGAGAGCCCGGTGCCGGTTCTGGTGGCGGTGCGCGGGCAGTGCCTGGGCGGGGGGCTCGAGGTGGTCGCGGCGGGGAACTTCATCTTCGCCGCCCCCAACGCTCAGCTCGGCCAGCCCGAGATCAAACTTGCCGTCTTCGCACCCGCTGCCTCGTGCCTGTTGCCGGAGAGAATCGGGCAGGCGCAGGCGGAGGACCTCCTTTTCTCGGGGCGCAGCGTGAGCGCGGAAGAGGCGCTGCTCATGGGACTCGTGTCGGTGGTCGCGGAGGACCCGGACCAGGCTGCGTACGACTACTTCGACAAGCATCTCTCCAGCGTGAGCGCGAGCACCCTGAGGTTCGCCGTGAAGGCCGCCCGCACCCAGTTCGCGCAGCGGGTTCGGGCGAAGATCGAGTTCGTGGAGAAGCTTTACCTGGAAGAGATGATGAAGACGCACGACTCCGTCGAGGGGCTTATGGCTTTCGTCGAGAAACGCCAGCCGACCTGGCTCGATCGCTAGGCGTGCGATAAGGAACTCCACCCCTCTAAGGGGGAAGGGGGATTGCCGCTCTCTCGGACAGGCGGCAATCCCCCGGAGTCCAAAGGGTGACCAAGAGCAGATCTCATCCTGAATCTGATCCATAAGGCAAAAACAGCTTAAAGAGGGGGCGACATGAGCAGCTTTCTGAATTTCAAAGGACGGACCGCGGTGGTTACCGGAGGTGCGCGCGG
Encoded here:
- the had gene encoding 6-hydroxycyclohex-1-ene-1-carbonyl-CoA dehydrogenase, producing the protein MSKQAYRWSMMAVGEPMAKSEFTPTPGAGEVVVEVAGCGVCHTDLGFYYSGVRFNHPAPLTLGHEISGRVVATGEGAGTWMGKAVLIPAVMPCGECDLCLSSHGTICRAQQMPGNDIHGGFASHIVVPAKTLCPVDEKRLAASGLTLADISVVADAVTTPYQAAVQAEVQPGDVAIVIGVGGVGGYAVQVANALGATVIAIDVDQVKLDNMAQHGAALTLNSRQIAGKELKKAINTFVKEKGLKETCWKIFECSGSAPGQDTAFGLLTYGATLSVVGFTMDKIELRLSNLMAFHARALGNWGCLTELYPAALDLVLDGKVNLIPFIEKHPLDNINEVFASAHAHKLTRRAILVPGAQGGVQ
- a CDS encoding cyclohexa-1,5-dienecarbonyl-CoA hydratase, with the protein product MSQAAAAAQTMTAPSESPLKVSLERDGRLLKLTLARPKANIVDAAMIAALQAALDQYLVRPELRAVLLTAEGPHFSFGASVDEHMPDSCAQMLKSLHALVLKLVESPVPVLVAVRGQCLGGGLEVVAAGNFIFAAPNAQLGQPEIKLAVFAPAASCLLPERIGQAQAEDLLFSGRSVSAEEALLMGLVSVVAEDPDQAAYDYFDKHLSSVSASTLRFAVKAARTQFAQRVRAKIEFVEKLYLEEMMKTHDSVEGLMAFVEKRQPTWLDR